In one window of Gossypium arboreum isolate Shixiya-1 chromosome 4, ASM2569848v2, whole genome shotgun sequence DNA:
- the LOC108465008 gene encoding uncharacterized protein LOC108465008, producing the protein MQNCLGALDGTHIKIRVPTVDKHRYRTRKGDIATNMFGVCTPDMHFLCVLPGWEGSVADGRVLRDAISRRHGLEVPHGFSRSSVSSQSSRGTKRKWVPNEDAVLVACMVDLHNAGTFNADTGFKAGYLNKLEKMLEKAKPNLESSIKTLKRDWSIVYDMLSGKKNGGFGWDEHRQLIVAEDASHKEVAQFRHRSFPYYDQLTTIYAKDRATGKDAQTAANIIEEINAEDVAATNTHEERNDFHGSEADVSLDDMDLSATQPQPEQKPTRNQGDTAFSKKKKKISDASDFSTSFNDDTALLAKNIWTVGLEIMEGLTEDERYRALSKIPDHPTEMLIFFSLPSAVRLEWVRRFLADH; encoded by the exons ATGCAAAATTGCTTAGGTGCTTTAGATGGAACCCACATTAAGATTAGGGTTCCAACTGTTGATAAACATAGATATCGAACGCGAAAAGGTGACATAGCAACAAATATGTTTGGTGTTTGTACACCTGATATGCATTTTCTTTGTGTTCTTCCTGGTTGGGAAGGTTCTGTTGCTGATGGAAGAGTTCTTCGAGATGCCATTAGTAGGAGACATGGACTAGAAGTTCCTCATG GTTTTTCCCGATCAAGTGTTTCCTCCCAAAGTTCTCGAGGAACCAAAAGGAAATGGGTTCCAAATGAAGATGCTGTGTTGGTTGCTTGTATGGTCGACTTGCACAATGCTGGAACCTTTAATGCAGATACAGGATTCAAAGCCGGCTATTTAAATAAGTtagaaaaaatgttagaaaag GCTAAACCTAATCTTGAATCGAGTATTAAGACATTGAAAAGGGATTGGTCAATCGTTTATGACATGCTTAGTGGAAAAAAAAATGGCGGCTTTGGTTGGGATGAGCATAGGCAGCTTATTGTTGCTGAAGATGCG AGTCATAAAGAAGTAGCTCAATTCAGACATCGGAGTTTCCCTTATTATGACCAACTTACTACCATCTACGCAAAAGATCGAGCCACTGGAAAAGATGCTCAAACAGCTGCTAATATTATTGAAGAAATAAATGCTGAGGATGTAGCTGCTACAAATACTCATGAAGAAAGAAATGATTTCCATGGATCCGAAGCTGATGTGTCTTTGGATGACATGGATCTTTCAGCTACACAACCGCAACCAGAACAGAAACCAACTAGAAACCAAGGTGATACTGCattttcaaagaagaaaaaaaagatttcTGATGCAAGTGATTTTTCTACTTCGTTTAATGATGATACCGCTTTATTGGCAAAAAATATATGGACCGTTGGCCTCGAAATCA TGGAAGGTTTAACTGAGGATGAACGCTATCGTGCATTGAGCAAAATTCCAGATCATCCAACGGAAATGCtcattttctttagtttaccttCTGCTGTGCGATTGGAATGGGTCAGAAGATTTCTTGCTGACCATTAA